A portion of the Flavobacterium limnophilum genome contains these proteins:
- a CDS encoding ComF family protein gives MLKSIINLFFPPVCAGCHSFLVSNENVICTLCRHNIPLTNHHLNPENEAFKKFYGRIPVEHTSALLYFHKKGIVQELIHNLKYKGQEEIGTVLGEWYADDLKNLEILQSADEIIPVPLHKRKLRERGYNQVTNFGTTLSNGLNIPYNPNILVRNIYSKTQSRKSFLNRSEGIDTIFDVTFTEKDHGKHFLLIDDVLTTGSTLEACSHALLKIPGAKISIVCMAMAHS, from the coding sequence ATGTTGAAAAGCATTATCAATCTATTTTTTCCTCCCGTTTGTGCGGGTTGTCATTCGTTTTTGGTATCTAATGAAAACGTGATTTGCACGCTTTGCCGACACAATATTCCGCTAACCAATCATCATTTGAATCCCGAAAACGAGGCTTTCAAGAAATTTTACGGTCGAATTCCTGTCGAACATACTTCGGCATTGTTGTATTTTCACAAAAAGGGAATCGTCCAGGAATTAATCCACAACTTGAAATACAAAGGTCAAGAAGAAATTGGCACTGTTTTGGGCGAATGGTACGCCGATGATTTGAAAAACCTAGAAATACTGCAATCCGCTGATGAAATTATTCCGGTGCCTTTGCACAAAAGAAAACTACGAGAAAGAGGTTACAATCAGGTGACTAATTTTGGAACAACGCTTTCCAACGGTTTGAATATCCCTTATAATCCCAATATATTGGTTCGAAACATTTACTCGAAAACCCAATCCCGAAAAAGTTTCTTAAACCGAAGCGAAGGCATCGACACCATTTTCGACGTTACTTTTACTGAAAAAGACCACGGCAAACATTTCTTGCTGATTGATGACGTGCTCACGACCGGTTCTACTCTAGAAGCTTGTTCACACGCCTTATTGAAAATTCCCGGCGCAAAAA
- a CDS encoding DUF3575 domain-containing protein — MKKILIVLCSSIFTFGYSQEEKKVDFKKNEIKGNALFLVAGALEVTYERLLNEESGVGVSLFVPYENEIDVNFSLTPYYRFYFGKKPAAGFFVEGFGMLNSYDDSIYNEANNYSSFNDVTRTDFALGFGLGAKWVTQKGFVFEINGGVGRNLFNSSDSDFEIVGRGGITLGYRF, encoded by the coding sequence ATGAAAAAAATTTTAATAGTACTATGTTCATCCATATTTACTTTTGGCTACAGTCAGGAGGAAAAAAAAGTCGATTTTAAAAAAAATGAAATTAAAGGAAATGCACTATTTTTAGTAGCTGGTGCCTTAGAAGTCACTTATGAGCGATTACTTAATGAAGAATCCGGAGTTGGAGTTTCACTATTTGTACCTTATGAGAATGAAATCGACGTGAATTTTAGCCTCACTCCTTATTACCGCTTTTATTTTGGCAAAAAACCAGCCGCAGGATTTTTTGTAGAGGGTTTTGGAATGTTAAATTCTTATGATGACTCCATTTATAATGAAGCAAACAACTATTCAAGTTTTAATGATGTTACTAGAACTGATTTCGCTCTTGGTTTTGGATTAGGAGCAAAATGGGTAACCCAAAAAGGGTTTGTCTTTGAAATAAACGGAGGCGTAGGCCGAAACTTGTTCAATAGCAGCGATTCCGATTTTGAAATAGTCGGACGTGGTGGAATAACATTAGGCTACCGATTTTAA
- a CDS encoding glycine--tRNA ligase — MAKQEDLFKNVISHAKEYGFIFPSSEIYDGLSAVYDYAQNGVELKKNIREYWWKAMVQMNDNIVGLDAAILMHPTTWKASGHVDAFNDPLIDNKDSKRRYRADVLIEDYAEKLNLKAKKEIEKAKTRFGDAFNEQEFITTNARVVEYLAKEREILERMGRSLGAGDLEDVKALIEELEIACPESGSRNWTEVRQFNLMFGTKLGASADTAMDLYLRPETAQGIFVNFLNVQKSGRMKVPFGIAQTGKAFRNEIVARQFIFRMREFEQMEMQFFVQPGKEMQWYEHWKTARLNWHLSLGLGKENYRFHDHEKLAHYANAAADIEFNFPFGFKELEGIHSRTDFDLKAHEQYSGRKLQYFDAELNQNYVPYVVETSVGLDRMFLAVFATSLKEETLEDGSTRTVLKLPAVLAPTKAAVLPLVKKDGLPEIAHKIIDDLRWDFNVAYDEKDAVGRRYRRQDALGTPFCITVDHQTVEDQTVTIRHRDTMKQDRVAIADLKSIIENEVSMKNWLMKM, encoded by the coding sequence ATGGCAAAACAAGAAGATTTATTTAAGAATGTAATTTCGCACGCAAAAGAATACGGATTTATTTTTCCGTCAAGCGAAATATACGATGGTTTAAGTGCAGTCTATGATTATGCACAAAACGGAGTAGAATTAAAAAAGAACATACGCGAATATTGGTGGAAAGCAATGGTTCAAATGAACGACAACATTGTTGGATTGGACGCGGCAATATTGATGCACCCAACAACTTGGAAAGCATCTGGTCACGTTGACGCCTTCAATGATCCATTGATAGACAACAAAGATTCCAAAAGAAGATACAGAGCCGATGTCTTGATTGAAGATTATGCCGAAAAGCTGAATCTAAAAGCGAAAAAAGAAATCGAAAAGGCAAAAACTCGTTTTGGCGACGCTTTCAACGAACAAGAATTCATCACGACCAACGCAAGAGTGGTGGAATATCTTGCCAAAGAAAGAGAAATTCTGGAAAGAATGGGACGTTCTTTGGGAGCTGGAGACTTGGAAGATGTCAAAGCATTAATCGAAGAATTGGAAATTGCTTGTCCGGAATCAGGTTCCAGAAATTGGACTGAGGTGCGTCAATTCAACTTGATGTTCGGTACCAAACTAGGAGCTTCTGCAGATACGGCAATGGATTTATACTTGCGTCCAGAAACCGCACAAGGTATTTTTGTTAACTTCTTGAATGTTCAAAAATCAGGAAGAATGAAAGTTCCTTTTGGAATTGCTCAAACTGGAAAAGCGTTCAGGAATGAAATCGTTGCCAGACAATTCATCTTCCGTATGCGTGAATTTGAACAAATGGAAATGCAATTTTTTGTTCAACCAGGCAAAGAAATGCAATGGTACGAACACTGGAAAACGGCTCGTTTGAACTGGCATTTATCTCTTGGATTAGGAAAAGAGAATTACCGTTTTCACGATCACGAAAAATTGGCACACTATGCAAATGCTGCTGCCGATATAGAGTTTAATTTCCCTTTTGGATTCAAGGAGTTGGAAGGAATTCACTCTCGAACTGATTTCGATTTAAAAGCACATGAACAATATTCCGGTAGAAAATTACAGTATTTTGATGCTGAATTGAACCAAAACTATGTTCCTTATGTAGTGGAAACTTCTGTTGGTTTGGACAGAATGTTCTTGGCGGTTTTCGCCACTTCTTTGAAAGAAGAAACTTTGGAAGATGGTTCAACCAGAACAGTTTTGAAATTACCAGCGGTTTTAGCACCAACAAAAGCAGCTGTTTTGCCATTGGTTAAAAAAGATGGATTGCCAGAAATCGCACACAAAATCATTGATGATTTGCGTTGGGATTTCAATGTGGCTTATGATGAAAAAGATGCTGTAGGTCGTCGTTATAGAAGACAAGATGCATTGGGAACTCCTTTCTGTATTACTGTAGATCATCAAACTGTCGAAGACCAAACGGTAACCATTCGTCACAGAGACACAATGAAACAAGATCGTGTTGCTATTGCTGATTTGAAATCAATTATCGAAAATGAAGTTTCGATGAAAAATTGGTTGATGAAAATGTAA